TAGAAGATATGAGGAACGGGCAAAGCATTTTCCACACTCAGCACATGAATGTACTTTTTCTCCTGTATGAATTATCTGATGTTCAAATAGGCCCGATTTAAgtgtaaaacatttcccacactcagaacatgaaaatggtttctgTCCCGAGTGGGTAGCCTGATGTCTATCAAGATTTGATTTActattaaaacattttccacaatcAGAGCATGAGAATGGCTTCTGTCCAGTGTGTGTCCTCTGATGTCTTTCAAGACTTGATTTATTATTAAACCATTTATCACACTcaaaacatgagaatggtttctctccggTGTGAATTCTCTGATGCTGAATTAGATGTGAGGAACTTGTAAACAATTTCCCACAGTCAGAACATGAATGCACTTTCTCTCCTGTATGAATTCTTTGATGTTTTACCAAACTTGACctacagtgaaaacttttctcACAGtctgaacatgaaaatggtttagTAAGTTGCCTTTTGGAAGAGATGTTTTTCTGAAATGAagttttttcctctttttctttgTTGTCTGTATGAGTAGATGTATGTTCTTTTGGAGTgtaaatgtcagtgtatgtgagatTCCCTTCCTCACAAGAAGAAGATCCCTCTTTAATATGATATTCTGGCTGCGTATTTAATATGGGGTCACAAGTGTCTGTCAGATTTCGGTCTTCATCGGAGGCTGATTCCTCTTTAATATAAGTAGGTGTATATGATGTCTGTATATGTTCTGAGGGAGTATAAAAATCATCTGTGAGATCATCTTCACACAAGGTGGATTCTTCCTTAACATGGGCAAATGTATGCTCTGTGGGTGAATAAATTTCAGTGTCTGTAAGATCGCCATCGTCCGAGGCCGATTCTTCCTTAATTTGAAAACATATGTATTCAGTCTCTGTAGCCGATTCGGCAAGGTTTCCTTCTTCAGGCAAGGCAGATTCCTTTCCCATCCTAGTTACAGATGTGCTTTGTTTTTTCACTGGTTTGATTAGCGGTGAGTAATTTGAATCCTTGAGTTCAGTTTTATCATCATAAGCACAATCTGGTAACGTATCAGGGATATGAAATCCTTCTTGCATAGTTCTTATGGATCcacctataaaaaataaatacagtagaTAAGTTTATTCAATTCTTAgcgtttttaatgtaaaaacttagcatatttttgtttatacagaataaataggatatagaaatttacaaaacaaaatatctaaATTGTTAGTGCTATGGATCATAACTGAATAATGTAGGTTTTATTCCTTATCATGGCTAAAGACAAAGACTTGCAGCTGAATTTGAACATTCTCATGAAATAATATgctaattaaagggttactccagcgtCCAAGACCAACTTCACTTTTAGAAGTTGTAATGTAACAAGCAATCTATATGTACAGCTTGAAATGCTGCCTATATAAAAGAAATATGCAATAAGactgcaataaataaattaagttaACAAACCAACATAAAAGTATAACACGTGAAAAAATATAGCAAAGGAGTCAATATATTGCAATATGCATTAAATCAAAGCTCAAATGTTTCACTCACTGTtagttttaaaggatcactatagggtcaggaacacaaacatgtattcctaaccctatagtgttaacaccaccatctagcccctctgccccctcatgcctccataaaaatagcaaaatcttactgtattcaagccagaagctgaaactctgcatgctgttagactcaaaaaacaaaacaaaaaaaacaagcagtctgctgacatcatcagaagtggtggcctgatccaatcacagtgcttccccataggattggctgagactgacaggggaagagccagcatgattcaaacacaggcctggccaatcagcatctcctcatagagatgaattgaatcaatgaatctctatgaggaaagttcagtgtctgcatgcagagggaggagacactgaatgtttggatgcattgtaggcagccatgacccaggaaggatctctaacagccatctaaggagtggccagtgaagttatcactaggctgtaatgtaaacactgcattttctctgaaaagacagtgtttacagcaaaaagcctgaaggtcatgattctactcaccagaacaaatccaataagctttagttgttcttgtgactatagtgtctcttaaccccttaaggacacggcatgtgtgacctgtcatgattccctttaattccagaagtttggtccttaaggggttaaagttacttCAGTTGTGATTGGGGAAACACAGCAGCTCAGTTAGAAGAGTAGCTAAATAACTGATAAACAATGCCGTGAGGACCacagtataataaataaaataaatcagccgCTGAATGGCAGCAGGATGCCATTCTGTTGTCACAATCTGCACTTCCACTTGGCTGCATTCAAATTGTCTGCTGGAATAAGGCAGAATTTATTTCGCTACTCATAAACAGACCAAATTGAGAGGGCTAGTGATATGAGGAGAAAGCAGCTGCAAGTGACAGAGGTAAGTATAAGGTGGAGAGAAAAAGAAATGCAAGTAGCAAGGTTAAGATGAGGGTCAGCCAGTAACATGTAGATATCTACCAAAATAGGTATGGAGTAGCTCTAAACATatatccctcccctgtcccttcaaACTCCACCCCCTCCAGTTTTCCTAAGTACCTTCTTTTATTAGGTAAGGACAATTGCCAAATttgtaattattaataatttaatgtaGTTTTCTTatcttattacctcatttggattccacatatatatatatatatatcatcctgcaacgtgtcactgcttgcctttcttccatctctgactggatgtcctcccgctttctgaaacttaatctctctaaaactgatctccttgtctttcctcctcctaatgctgatcctcctctttcgctctcccttcaagttaatgGTAtccactgtagcggagagctgatatcccacagctattctccacttaagatcccagtgaggctcaggaacaagtattatagatccatagagtagtaattccagcgggcaaaataatccaacaatatcacaacagcactcccaataactggacgacacacagcatcaggaggaGAACTGAACCTTTAATTACACAGCTTGCTTATAAAGGgttctcccttgcaagggagggatttacagtaattagtaCAATAGCCAATAGTACAGTAGTTACCTcccatacctctcctcccctcagtgtgacacataatccacttataacTTATACACTTTTACCccaattctggatgtaccccaaaacagcctGGTACAGTTATCTAATTggcaccccctggtagccctgatctgggtgactaacatatccaaaattcacccagatcggaccaggggtccgggagttaggtggagggtgtaatttgaccgaccgcacacgaggtggtatccgaaaagggttccatgcattttggccctgcggtctgTCTTGGTTCGGGAGATAAAATACATctaaaatactgccatccacgattaactTTCCCTTCTTACGaatcccctcgttcggtactttaaaactaccgaacgggggtTTGAGCAACCctcccgttcgggagttatgcagctctggaggtctcagcggtgttcgggtaatcgagtgtccgatttgagttccagacactcgacgaccaaacaccgctgagatttgcgtaagatggccgccgccacgtgttcgtataccgaacggcagccacccagatacatccatAAAGTGCCTATTAACTTGCGGTCAGAGAAGTGTGAGCGCTTAATAGGcgacacacttctctccggggtggtccatTAGTTCGGTAGTTCCCATTCGTAtagagtacggatggaaactaccgagtAACATACGAATAAATACAGCACGTTAACCTTAGCAATGGGAAAAACACACGAATTACAATTTCACCACAATCTGTCAGGACAGCCACTGCTacatccacataagtccatcctcgCAAGCACGCGGTCTtgacgtcatacttgattctggcctcacatttgag
The DNA window shown above is from Pelobates fuscus isolate aPelFus1 chromosome 10, aPelFus1.pri, whole genome shotgun sequence and carries:
- the LOC134574552 gene encoding gastrula zinc finger protein XlCGF26.1-like isoform X2; this encodes MGMAAASGNRGAGGSIRTMQEGFHIPDTLPDCAYDDKTELKDSNYSPLIKPVKKQSTSVTRMGKESALPEEGNLAESATETEYICFQIKEESASDDGDLTDTEIYSPTEHTFAHVKEESTLCEDDLTDDFYTPSEHIQTSYTPTYIKEESASDEDRNLTDTCDPILNTQPEYHIKEGSSSCEEGNLTYTDIYTPKEHTSTHTDNKEKEEKTSFQKNISSKRQLTKPFSCSDCEKSFHCRSSLVKHQRIHTGEKVHSCSDCGKLFTSSSHLIQHQRIHTGEKPFSCFECDKWFNNKSSLERHQRTHTGQKPFSCSDCGKCFNSKSNLDRHQATHSGQKPFSCSECGKCFTLKSGLFEHQIIHTGEKVHSCAECGKCFARSSYLLKHQRIHTGEKPFSCSECGKCFTCSSHLVMHQMIHIEAKPFSCTECGKGFSFKSSLVEHQRIHTGDKIHSCAECGKCFTRSAYLLRHQSTHTGEKPFSCSECGKCFTNISNLLTHQRIHTGVRPYSCPECGKCFTCSSYLVMHQKTHRGEKPYACRDCGKCFNRSSHLLRHQITHTGEKPFSCAECGKCFTDKSDLAKHEMIHTGEKPFSCSDCGKCFTLKSGLTEHRRIHTRLFSCADCGKGFTRSSYLVKHQKKSHIKESVVIS
- the LOC134574552 gene encoding gastrula zinc finger protein XlCGF26.1-like isoform X1, with product MEANQNYEPKSFGGSIRTMQEGFHIPDTLPDCAYDDKTELKDSNYSPLIKPVKKQSTSVTRMGKESALPEEGNLAESATETEYICFQIKEESASDDGDLTDTEIYSPTEHTFAHVKEESTLCEDDLTDDFYTPSEHIQTSYTPTYIKEESASDEDRNLTDTCDPILNTQPEYHIKEGSSSCEEGNLTYTDIYTPKEHTSTHTDNKEKEEKTSFQKNISSKRQLTKPFSCSDCEKSFHCRSSLVKHQRIHTGEKVHSCSDCGKLFTSSSHLIQHQRIHTGEKPFSCFECDKWFNNKSSLERHQRTHTGQKPFSCSDCGKCFNSKSNLDRHQATHSGQKPFSCSECGKCFTLKSGLFEHQIIHTGEKVHSCAECGKCFARSSYLLKHQRIHTGEKPFSCSECGKCFTCSSHLVMHQMIHIEAKPFSCTECGKGFSFKSSLVEHQRIHTGDKIHSCAECGKCFTRSAYLLRHQSTHTGEKPFSCSECGKCFTNISNLLTHQRIHTGVRPYSCPECGKCFTCSSYLVMHQKTHRGEKPYACRDCGKCFNRSSHLLRHQITHTGEKPFSCAECGKCFTDKSDLAKHEMIHTGEKPFSCSDCGKCFTLKSGLTEHRRIHTRLFSCADCGKGFTRSSYLVKHQKKSHIKESVVIS